The sequence GAACAGTTCTTCCGGCCTGCCGTCAAAGGCGACTTTATGGGATGCAATAACGATGACTCTCGTGCAGTCGCGGGCTACAATATCCATATCATGCGTGACAAGGATGATCGTAATTCCTCTCTGCTGCAGGCTCTCCATCAGACGCATCAGCATTTTCTTTTCATGCCCGTCCTGCCCGCTTGTCGGTTCATCAAGAATCAGATACTCAGTATCCATGGCCAGGGCAGATGCGATGGCGACACGCTGCTGATCGCCGCGGGAAAGGGTCCTTGGATATGCTTCCGCAAGATCTGTCGTATCCGTTTCCATCATGGCCTTTTCAACCATGCGGTCGAGTTCTTCGCCGCGTTTCCCCTGATGATACGGTCCCAATGCAATTTCCTCGCGGACAGTCGGCATGAACATCTGTCTGTCCGGCTGCTGGAATACATAACCGATGAAGCGGCTTCTTTCTGATGCCTCTTCCTTTGTTATGTCCTTTCCTTCGTAAAGCACTCGTCCTTCTGTCGGCTTTTCAAGCCCGGTCAGAAGGCGGGTGATTGTCGTCTTGCCGCTTCCGTTCCTGCCCGTAATGGCAATGAATTCACCTTTCCCGAATTTCAGGGATGTGTCTGAAAGAACGACCGGCATATTCTTCGCATATCTGAATGTTACATGATCAAATTCAAGCATTGTCCCGGCCTCCCTCAAATGAATGAATGACAGATTCCTTGGCTGCCTCTACATTCAGGAAAGAATTCTTGAATGTGAAGCCATGTTCTTCCAGTTCGAGCTGTGCTCTGTACATGTCCGGAATCGCCTCTTCATAGACATGGCTCTTTCTCATGAAACGCATAACTTTTTCCGGATCTCCGGAGCTGATGATTTCGCCCTGATCCATCAGAACGAACTCTGTTGCATAAGGAAGAGCCGCTTCGAGATGATGCTCGGCAACAATAACGGTCAAGCCTTCTTTCTGGTTCAGTTCTCCGACCATTTCATAGAACTCACGGATACCTTCCGGATCCAAGGCCGATGTCGGTTCGTCGAATACAAGAACCTGCGGTTCTTCTGCAAGGACAGCTGCTGCCACGAGTCTCTGGCACTGTCCGCCAGAAAGTGTGGCTACCTTTCTGTCTTCAAGTCCTGTCAGATGAACTTTTGCCAGGGCCTCCTCTGAACGGCGGCGGATTTCTTCAGGCGGGAAACCGTGGTTTTCCAGCGTAAATGCCATTTCCTCCCCGACAGTCAAAGTAACGATCTGCGCTTTGTAATCGGCAAGAATGACGCCGATGGAAGAAGCAAGGTCGGCAATCGTGTGCTGTGTGACGGCCTTGCCGTCTGTATAAACCATCCCCTGCATCGTTCCGCCGTAGTAATGAGGAATGGCACCTGCCATGGACATGAGAAGTGTCGTCTTCCCTGCTCCGTTAGGTCCTGTAACTACGATGAAATCTCCCTTCTGCACTGTCATGGATACATCCTTCAGTGCCGGCTCCTTGGAAAAAGGATATGTGTAAGTCAGATGCTCTACACTGATGACGCCTTCATTTTCCTGCTTCAGGATTATTTTGCTGTGATCGCTGTCTTCTACATCCGATTCCGCCATATAGTGCATCGTCTTGAAAAGGCGGAGCGCCGGGAAATAAAGGAATGGTGTAATGATTCCGTTGCCTACGCCGACCAGAAGCACCATCGGAAGCATGCCGTATACATATACGCTCATGGGGAGCCCCATGACTACTGTCAGAATCGAGACGAAGACGAAGCCCGAAACCAGTGTCGTCACAAAGCCTGCAAGTGCCGGGCGAAGTGAAAACTTTCCAATGCGGATTGGAGGCACAGAATGGGCAAAGAATCCTGCCACATAAGCGCCAAAGAATTCAGAAGCAAAATCTCCGTATGGGAAAGCGGATTTACTGGTAAATACCTCCATCAGAGCCGCCACCATACAGATACCCAGACATTTTTTGTAATCCGGTTTCGTCAGAAGAATCGCAACGACATAGGTCGCAATCATCCAGTTTGGCGTAAAGCCGGCTACAGATGGGGAAACCAGGTGCAGCAGCATACCGATTGCCAGCATCAGCGTAGAGATCGTCAGCCAGCGGAAACGTCCCCCTCTCGCCTTCGTAAAGACAAGCTTGGATACATCCTTCATCGCTTCCATAATATTTTCTCCCTCCGCTGTAATCAATAAAAAAACCTTTCTTCCAATTGCCGAAACGGCAAAGGGACGAAAGGAAATAATTCCGCGGTACCACCCTTGTTGGCCAAAAGACCCAACTCAGTGCATATGCATCTTCTGTAACGGAGAAATCCGGCGGCGCCTACCCCAATCATGGCTCAGACCGCACCTCACAGGCCCATTCGTATGACTTCGCGTACCGGACTTGCACTCGACGCCGGCTCCCTGAAACGATTCCATCATAGTACTCTTCCTGATCACAGGTTCTTTCTATTAAACGAATTATAGCATTCACAATTCGCACTGTCAAAGAAATTTTCTAAACGCTTTGTGACAGAAATCAGCAATTCGACTCTTTCCATAAAAAAGGCCCTGCTTCAGCAGAAACCTTTCTTTTCATTATTTGATTTCATGAATTTTTGACGGATCGAATCTGTCGTGCGCTTTGGGCTCTCTTGCGGGATATCCATAGGCAAAAATAGCAAACGGACGGACTGAGTCGGGAAGATTCAGGATTTCCCTCGCCGCATCCATCCTGTCTTTGAACGGGGAGACGCCAAGCCATACGCCGCCCAAGCCTACATCTCCCGCTGCCAGCCACATATTCCCCATCGCAAGGCTCACATCGTAATCGGAGACCTGCGGCCATTCGCACTCATTCCGGACGGCAGCTGCAATCGCTATGGGTGCTCTTGCGGCAGGCCCTGCATAAGGGCTGATCTTGGAGAGTTTTTCCAGGATATCCCGGTTCGTGATGACGTAGAATTCCCATGGCTGCTGATTGCCTGCTGACGGTGCCTGCATGGCAGCTTTCAGGAGATACTCTGTTTTCTCTGCCTCAACTGGCTGATTCAGATAACGCCTGACACTGGTCCTTTTAAAAATCTGATCCATTTTTTACCCCTTTTATAAAAATTTATTCAAGACACAGAGCTTGTAATTCCTAATTTTGTATTAATTATAGCAAACTATGGTTTTTACGACAAATACTTCGTTTCTATTCATTATGTCTTGCGCTTTTCTCAACTTCTAAATCAATAATTAAATGAAGCAAAAATTTCAATAAAAATAATATCACGCAGTATAAAAATTACCAATTTTACTTTTATATTTTCTTGTGTTCTAATTAAGTTAGAAGAGGGGAAATACGGCATAGTCCGCAGTGTGAGTCAAATCATTTTCATTATATTTTGTAAGAGTAGGTGATTAATATGGAATTCAAAAAAATCCTTGTTCCGGTTGATGGTTCTGATCCATCCATGAACGCATTCCATTGTGCACTGGATCTGGCAAAAGCACACAAGACAGAAATGATTCTGCTCTACGTCATCGATGCCAATGAAATGTTCTATGCAACCAATCAGGTCATGCTGTCCGGCGAATTCTTCGAAACCATGAAGGGTGTAGGCACCAAACTGATCGAAAAGCTGGAGAGCGAGCTTCCTGAAGATGTTCCCCACAAGTCCATCTGTGTCGTAGGCATACCTGGTGAAACAGCATCGGATATTGCCAAGTCAGAAGAAGTAGACCTCATCGTCATGGGCAACAGCGGCAAAGGCGCATTCAATGCTTTCGTCACCGGCAGTGTCAGCCAGTACGTTATCCACCACGTAGAATGCCCGGTTCTGATTGTCAAGTAATAAGAGTTTACAAAAGAATCCGCATGTTTCTTCCTGAGAAGTGAATTATCGTGCATGCGGTCTGTCTTTTCCCTGATTTGAATTCATAAGGAGAATGATCAAAATGGAATTCAAAAAAATTCTTGTTCCGGTCGATGGCTCGGAAGCCGCCGGAAACGCTCTGCACTATGCTGTAAACATGGCAAGAAATCATGGTTCTTCCATTACCCTGATCAGCGTTGTTGATGCCAATGATCTTCTGAGAGAAACCAATGACGTCATGCTGACCGACGAATTCATGGAAACCCTCAAAGCCGAAGGCAAGGAAATCGTTGCCCAGGCTGCCAAGGACATTCCGGAAGAGATTCCCCATGATGAAGTCACCGTCCTGGGCACACCAGGCTATCTCATTGCCAAACACGCTGAAGAAGAAGGCGTAGACCTTATTGTTATGGGCAACAGCGGCAAAGGCGCATTTTCTTCCTTTGTTACCGGCAGTGTCAGCCAGTATGTCATTCACTACGTAAAATGCCCTGTACTGATTGTTAAATAAATAATGAGCCCGGATATCCATCTTCCGGGCTCATTTTGTATTTCGAAGGATATAAAATTAATTCATTTTACTTTTCCAGCCGATTGTGCTGTAATAAAGACAGGAAGGTTGGTATTTCTATTCATTTTCATTATCCGGAGGGTGTGATCATTATGG is a genomic window of Veillonellaceae bacterium containing:
- a CDS encoding energy-coupling factor ABC transporter ATP-binding protein, which produces MLEFDHVTFRYAKNMPVVLSDTSLKFGKGEFIAITGRNGSGKTTITRLLTGLEKPTEGRVLYEGKDITKEEASERSRFIGYVFQQPDRQMFMPTVREEIALGPYHQGKRGEELDRMVEKAMMETDTTDLAEAYPRTLSRGDQQRVAIASALAMDTEYLILDEPTSGQDGHEKKMLMRLMESLQQRGITIILVTHDMDIVARDCTRVIVIASHKVAFDGRPEELFSAKNRPEDWGLLYPASVLLGRELPGAPYCRDMDSFCRTFIALKGEGVL
- a CDS encoding ATP-binding cassette domain-containing protein encodes the protein MEAMKDVSKLVFTKARGGRFRWLTISTLMLAIGMLLHLVSPSVAGFTPNWMIATYVVAILLTKPDYKKCLGICMVAALMEVFTSKSAFPYGDFASEFFGAYVAGFFAHSVPPIRIGKFSLRPALAGFVTTLVSGFVFVSILTVVMGLPMSVYVYGMLPMVLLVGVGNGIITPFLYFPALRLFKTMHYMAESDVEDSDHSKIILKQENEGVISVEHLTYTYPFSKEPALKDVSMTVQKGDFIVVTGPNGAGKTTLLMSMAGAIPHYYGGTMQGMVYTDGKAVTQHTIADLASSIGVILADYKAQIVTLTVGEEMAFTLENHGFPPEEIRRRSEEALAKVHLTGLEDRKVATLSGGQCQRLVAAAVLAEEPQVLVFDEPTSALDPEGIREFYEMVGELNQKEGLTVIVAEHHLEAALPYATEFVLMDQGEIISSGDPEKVMRFMRKSHVYEEAIPDMYRAQLELEEHGFTFKNSFLNVEAAKESVIHSFEGGRDNA
- a CDS encoding nitroreductase family protein; translation: MDQIFKRTSVRRYLNQPVEAEKTEYLLKAAMQAPSAGNQQPWEFYVITNRDILEKLSKISPYAGPAARAPIAIAAAVRNECEWPQVSDYDVSLAMGNMWLAAGDVGLGGVWLGVSPFKDRMDAAREILNLPDSVRPFAIFAYGYPAREPKAHDRFDPSKIHEIK
- a CDS encoding universal stress protein, coding for MEFKKILVPVDGSDPSMNAFHCALDLAKAHKTEMILLYVIDANEMFYATNQVMLSGEFFETMKGVGTKLIEKLESELPEDVPHKSICVVGIPGETASDIAKSEEVDLIVMGNSGKGAFNAFVTGSVSQYVIHHVECPVLIVK
- a CDS encoding universal stress protein — protein: MEFKKILVPVDGSEAAGNALHYAVNMARNHGSSITLISVVDANDLLRETNDVMLTDEFMETLKAEGKEIVAQAAKDIPEEIPHDEVTVLGTPGYLIAKHAEEEGVDLIVMGNSGKGAFSSFVTGSVSQYVIHYVKCPVLIVK